One Mangrovimonas cancribranchiae DNA segment encodes these proteins:
- a CDS encoding DUF3667 domain-containing protein: protein MPTNLKSCSNCEQQFYESYAYCPYCGQKSKDKLTLGILFNNTISNYFSVDARFFKSFIPLMLKPGYLAKRFIGGKRLLYLHPAQMYLFISVVFFFLFSFVANQQARDIDTSIKKNFEHAKKVVDSISQNPLDSVQVKNYMKPYTDNKEVLGLTEQETQELDSIIKTKNNSESIFNSGFNQRRIDSLINVGASDKTIYKEMGLEKDASYLKRKFYEQALKFYKSKSGGSILKRFYDTIPIAMFFLLPIFALLLKLFYYRKGTYAYHLVFSFYFFAYLFTVFSVLLLCNFIWGNFPDWLTGLIILSTFIYFFIAVKRFYEQGWFLSFLKSSFIVFFFFTLLIPITMFLGFFAFMYY from the coding sequence ATGCCAACCAATTTGAAATCTTGCTCCAATTGTGAGCAACAGTTTTATGAATCCTATGCATATTGCCCGTATTGTGGCCAAAAATCAAAAGATAAACTCACTCTTGGTATTTTGTTTAACAATACCATAAGTAATTACTTCTCGGTAGACGCTAGATTTTTTAAAAGTTTTATCCCATTAATGTTAAAACCAGGTTATTTGGCTAAACGATTTATTGGTGGTAAGCGTTTATTATATCTACATCCAGCGCAAATGTATTTGTTTATTTCGGTGGTGTTTTTCTTTCTGTTTTCTTTTGTGGCCAATCAACAAGCAAGAGATATAGATACATCTATAAAAAAGAACTTTGAACATGCGAAAAAAGTCGTAGACTCCATATCTCAAAATCCGTTAGATTCTGTTCAGGTAAAAAACTATATGAAGCCTTATACAGATAATAAAGAAGTTCTAGGATTAACAGAGCAAGAGACACAGGAATTAGATTCTATAATAAAAACCAAAAATAACTCGGAGTCTATATTTAATTCAGGGTTTAATCAAAGAAGGATTGACTCTTTAATAAACGTAGGCGCTTCAGATAAAACCATTTATAAGGAAATGGGACTTGAAAAGGATGCAAGTTACTTGAAGCGAAAATTTTATGAGCAAGCACTTAAGTTTTATAAAAGTAAAAGTGGCGGCTCTATTTTAAAGCGTTTTTACGATACGATTCCTATTGCCATGTTTTTTTTATTGCCAATTTTTGCCTTGCTACTAAAATTATTTTATTACAGAAAAGGTACTTATGCGTATCATTTAGTATTTAGTTTCTACTTTTTCGCTTATTTATTTACGGTATTTAGTGTTTTATTACTATGTAATTTTATATGGGGGAATTTTCCTGATTGGCTAACGGGATTAATTATATTATCTACCTTTATCTATTTCTTTATTGCTGTAAAGCGCTTTTATGAACAAGGGTGGTTTTTAAGCTTTCTAAAAAGTAGTTTTATTGTTTTTTTCTTTTTTACATTATTAATACCTATTACTATGTTTTTAGGTTTTTTTGCTTTTATGTATTACTAA
- the uvrA gene encoding excinuclease ABC subunit UvrA, producing the protein MATDISKVNPKTNIIIKGAKLHNLKNIDVVIPRNKLVVITGLSGSGKSSLAFDTLYAEGQRRYVESLSSYARQFLGRLNKPKVDYIKGIAPAIAIEQKVNSTNPRSTVGTTTEIYDYLKLLYARIGKTYSPISGNEVKKDTVSDVLQFIKTFNEREKLLLLAPIHLEEGRAMADKLKVLQQQGYARIKTQGEVKRLDNVSAENVDDNSFLVIDRIITKHDEDFYNRLADAIETAFFEGKGTCIIESLADGNQRQFSNKFELDGIDFLEPNVHLFSFNNPYGACPKCEGYGDIIGIDEDLVIPNTALSIYENAIFPWRGESMSWYRDELVNNSHKFDFPIHKPYFKLTEDQKQLIWNGNKYFEGLNSFFEELEAKAYKIQNRVMLSRYRGKTTCKACNGRRLRKEANYVKINGKSITDLVEMSLDQLTKFFKKLELSKHDNDIAERLLTEINNRLSYLEKVGLNYLTLNRKSNTLSGGESQRINLATSLGSSLVGSMYILDEPSIGLHPKDTENLIEVLKSLRDLGNTVIVVEHDKDIMQAADEIIDIGPEAGTFGGEVVAVGDYNTILKSDSLTAGYLNGSLTIEPSTKPRTSKYHIDILGARENNLKNIDVTFPLNMLTVITGVSGSGKSTLVKKILFPALQKQLTDFSDKPGQFSSIEGNFSNIKHIEFVDQNPIGRSSRSNPVTYIKAYDDIRALFANQKLSAIRNFKAKHFSFNVDGGRCETCKGEGQVTIEMQFMADVHLTCETCGGKRFKKEVLEVTFMDKSIDDVLNMTIDDAIAFFELHKQGKITNKLQPLQDVGLGYVTLGQSSSTLSGGEAQRIKLASFLGKGSKSDNTLFIFDEPTTGLHFHDIKKLLKSFNALIDKGHSIIVIEHNLELIKCADYIIDLGPSGGNKGGELVAQGTPHDIVSNSKSLTGVYLKQELSNT; encoded by the coding sequence ATGGCAACAGATATTTCAAAAGTTAATCCAAAAACAAACATTATTATAAAAGGAGCTAAACTCCACAACTTAAAAAATATAGATGTTGTTATACCAAGAAATAAGCTGGTTGTTATTACAGGGCTTTCTGGTTCGGGAAAGTCTAGTCTAGCTTTCGATACATTATATGCCGAAGGACAACGACGCTATGTTGAAAGCTTATCTAGCTACGCCAGACAATTTTTAGGACGATTAAACAAGCCTAAAGTAGATTACATTAAAGGTATTGCTCCCGCCATTGCTATCGAGCAAAAAGTAAACTCTACCAACCCAAGATCGACCGTTGGAACAACTACCGAGATTTACGATTATCTAAAACTCCTTTACGCTAGAATTGGTAAAACCTACTCACCTATTTCTGGAAACGAAGTGAAAAAAGATACCGTTTCCGATGTGCTTCAATTTATTAAAACTTTTAATGAACGTGAAAAACTACTACTCTTAGCTCCTATTCATTTAGAAGAAGGAAGAGCTATGGCTGATAAGTTAAAAGTCTTACAGCAACAAGGTTATGCTAGAATAAAAACGCAAGGAGAGGTTAAACGTCTTGATAATGTTTCTGCAGAAAATGTTGACGATAATAGTTTTTTAGTGATTGATAGAATTATTACAAAACATGATGAAGATTTTTATAACAGACTAGCAGATGCTATAGAAACCGCTTTTTTTGAAGGTAAAGGAACTTGCATTATAGAATCTTTAGCTGATGGTAATCAACGTCAATTTAGTAACAAGTTTGAATTAGATGGCATAGATTTTTTAGAGCCTAATGTACATTTATTCAGTTTCAATAATCCTTATGGTGCTTGCCCAAAATGCGAAGGTTATGGCGATATTATTGGTATAGATGAAGATTTAGTGATCCCAAACACCGCATTATCCATTTATGAAAATGCCATTTTCCCATGGCGAGGTGAAAGTATGAGCTGGTATAGAGATGAGCTAGTAAACAATTCACATAAATTCGATTTTCCAATTCATAAACCCTATTTCAAATTAACAGAAGACCAGAAACAACTTATTTGGAATGGAAACAAATATTTTGAAGGACTTAACAGCTTTTTTGAAGAACTTGAGGCCAAAGCTTATAAAATTCAAAACCGTGTCATGCTTTCAAGATATCGTGGTAAAACAACCTGTAAAGCATGTAATGGACGTAGACTTCGTAAAGAAGCTAATTATGTAAAAATAAACGGTAAAAGTATTACGGATTTAGTGGAAATGTCATTAGATCAACTTACCAAATTCTTCAAGAAATTAGAGTTAAGTAAACATGATAACGATATTGCTGAGCGCTTATTAACAGAGATAAATAACAGGCTTTCTTATCTAGAAAAAGTTGGTTTAAACTATTTAACATTAAACAGAAAATCCAATACACTATCTGGCGGCGAAAGTCAGCGTATAAATTTAGCAACCTCTTTAGGCAGCAGTTTGGTTGGGTCGATGTATATTCTTGATGAACCTAGTATAGGGCTACACCCAAAAGATACCGAAAACCTAATAGAAGTTTTAAAATCGCTACGCGATTTAGGAAACACTGTAATTGTTGTTGAACATGATAAGGATATCATGCAAGCAGCAGATGAAATTATAGATATTGGTCCAGAAGCAGGAACATTTGGTGGTGAAGTAGTTGCTGTTGGCGATTACAACACTATTTTAAAATCAGACTCATTAACTGCAGGCTATTTAAATGGTTCTTTAACTATAGAGCCTTCTACAAAACCAAGAACATCAAAATATCATATTGATATTTTAGGCGCTCGAGAAAACAATTTAAAAAATATAGATGTTACTTTTCCTTTAAACATGCTTACCGTAATTACTGGAGTTTCAGGAAGTGGAAAAAGTACATTAGTAAAAAAGATTTTGTTTCCTGCTTTACAAAAACAACTTACTGATTTTAGCGATAAACCAGGACAATTTTCAAGTATTGAAGGAAATTTTAGTAACATAAAACACATTGAGTTTGTCGATCAAAACCCCATTGGTCGCTCCTCTCGTTCTAACCCGGTTACTTATATTAAAGCTTACGATGATATTAGAGCGCTTTTTGCTAATCAAAAATTAAGCGCCATAAGAAACTTCAAAGCGAAACATTTTTCATTTAATGTTGATGGTGGGCGATGCGAAACTTGTAAAGGCGAAGGCCAAGTTACCATTGAAATGCAGTTTATGGCCGATGTTCATTTAACGTGTGAAACCTGTGGTGGTAAACGATTCAAAAAAGAAGTGCTTGAAGTTACTTTCATGGATAAATCTATAGACGATGTGTTAAATATGACTATAGATGATGCTATTGCATTTTTTGAATTACACAAGCAAGGTAAAATAACTAACAAACTTCAACCACTTCAAGATGTTGGTTTAGGTTACGTTACCTTAGGACAAAGCTCCTCTACGCTTTCTGGAGGTGAGGCGCAACGTATTAAATTAGCATCTTTCTTAGGCAAAGGAAGCAAAAGCGACAATACTCTTTTTATTTTTGACGAACCAACAACAGGACTTCATTTTCACGACATAAAAAAGCTTTTAAAATCGTTTAATGCACTTATCGATAAAGGACATTCTATCATTGTAATAGAACATAATTTAGAGCTTATTAAATGCGCCGATTACATTATAGATCTTGGGCCAAGTGGCGGTAATAAAGGCGGTGAACTTGTAGCACAAGGTACGCCTCATGATATCGTTTCGAATTCCAAATCCTTAACGGGAGTATACTTAAAACAAGAACTTAGTAATACATAA
- a CDS encoding sigma-70 family RNA polymerase sigma factor: MEKELITDATLIKNYINGDESSLEQLILRHKERIYGFIFSKIYNHDIANDIFQDTFIKVIKTIKKGKYNEEGKFLPWVMRIAHNLVIDHFRKSNRMPKFNNTGDFNIFSVLSDNTLDAEKKIIKSQVESDVRRLINELPNDQKQVLVMRMYNDMSFKEISEKTGVSINTALGRMRYALINMRKIIDKHNIILTN, translated from the coding sequence ATGGAAAAAGAACTTATCACAGATGCTACTCTTATAAAAAACTACATAAATGGTGATGAATCATCACTAGAGCAATTAATACTAAGACATAAAGAGCGTATTTATGGTTTTATATTTTCTAAAATATACAATCATGATATTGCAAATGATATTTTTCAAGACACTTTTATAAAAGTTATAAAAACGATTAAAAAAGGAAAGTATAACGAAGAGGGTAAGTTTTTACCTTGGGTTATGCGCATTGCTCATAATTTGGTAATCGATCATTTTAGAAAAAGCAATAGAATGCCAAAGTTTAATAATACTGGTGATTTTAATATTTTTTCGGTGTTAAGTGATAACACATTAGATGCCGAAAAGAAAATAATAAAAAGTCAAGTAGAAAGCGATGTTAGGCGTTTAATAAATGAACTTCCAAACGACCAAAAACAAGTTTTGGTTATGCGTATGTATAACGATATGAGTTTTAAAGAAATATCTGAAAAAACAGGTGTTAGTATTAATACAGCATTAGGTAGAATGCGTTATGCTTTAATTAATATGAGAAAAATTATAGATAAGCATAATATTATTTTAACTAATTAA
- the nth gene encoding endonuclease III produces the protein MTKQEKVDFVIKTLKDLYPTIPIPLDHKDPYTLLIAVLMSAQSTDVRVNQITPLLFEKADNPYDMVKLTVDDIREIIKPVGLSPMKSKGIHGLSKILIEKHDGKVPKTYEELEELPAVGHKTAAVVLSQAFGIPAFPVDTHIHRLMYRWGLSNGKNVVQTEKDAKRLFPKELWNDLHLQIIWYGREYSPARGWNLDNDIITKTIGRKSVINDYMKTKKS, from the coding sequence ATGACTAAACAAGAAAAAGTAGATTTTGTTATAAAAACCTTAAAAGACCTCTATCCTACTATCCCTATTCCTTTAGATCATAAAGATCCTTATACCTTACTTATTGCTGTACTAATGTCTGCGCAAAGTACCGATGTTCGTGTTAATCAGATTACGCCTTTGCTTTTTGAGAAAGCCGATAACCCTTATGATATGGTTAAACTTACTGTAGATGATATTAGAGAAATTATTAAACCGGTAGGGTTGTCACCTATGAAAAGTAAAGGTATTCATGGACTTTCTAAAATACTTATTGAAAAGCATGATGGCAAGGTACCTAAAACCTACGAAGAGTTAGAAGAACTCCCCGCTGTTGGGCATAAAACTGCTGCGGTTGTACTATCGCAAGCCTTTGGTATTCCTGCTTTTCCTGTAGATACGCATATTCACAGACTTATGTACCGTTGGGGATTAAGTAATGGTAAAAATGTGGTTCAAACCGAAAAAGATGCTAAGCGGTTATTTCCTAAAGAACTTTGGAACGATTTACATTTACAAATTATTTGGTATGGTCGAGAATATTCGCCTGCCAGAGGTTGGAATTTAGATAACGATATTATCACAAAAACTATTGGACGTAAATCTGTTATTAATGATTATATGAAAACAAAAAAGTCCTGA